The genomic region agccactcttgaacaacagacagcgtcagaagcggctaaagacaaaaaggactggactgctgctgagtggtccaaagttatgttctctgatgaaagtaaattttgcagggtcccagagtctggaggaagagaggagaggcacacaatccacgttgcttgaggtccagtgtaaagtttccacagtcagtgatggtttggggtgccatgtcatctacTGGTGTTGGGCCattgtgttttctgaggtccaaggtcaatgcAGCCGTacaccaggaagttttagagcacttcatgcttcctgctgctgaccaactttatggagatgcagattttattttccaacaggacttggcacctgcacacagtgcctaatctaccagtacctggttcaaggaccatggtatccctgttcttaattgtcCAGCAAACTCACCTGACCTTAAGCCCATAGAGTTTgctgtgaagaggaagatgcgatatgccagacccaacaatgcagaagagctgaaggccactatcagagcaacctgggctctcataacacctgagcagtgccacagactgatcgactccatgccacgccgcattgctgcagtaattcaggcaaaagtactgagtgctgtacatgctcatacttttcatgttcatactttcagttggccaagatttcaaaaatcctttctttgttttggtcttaagtaatattctaattttctgagatactgaattggggattttccttagttgtcagttataatcatcaaaatgaaaagaaataaacatttgaaatatatcagtctgtgtgtaatgaatgaatataatatacaagtttcactttttgaatggaatcagtgaaataaatcaactttttgatgatattctaatcaTATGATCAGCACCTGTATGTTGATGGCATGACAGTCGTCACGTGTGCAGCCCGGCCCGTTCTTTAGGCTGATTTACTTCAGCAGAGAGTAAACAAGGTTGAAGACGACTCAtttatctgtgaaaatgagCTTCTCTGTCAGTCATGTGACACGTGTGCTGGTTTGCAGGTGCTGTGATAAGAGGTTATGGACTCAGATCGATTTGAGCCGGCAGCGCTCCATCACTCCTCCGATGCTGAGCAGTATAATCCGCCGACAGCCCGTGTCTCTCAACCTGGGCTACACCAACATCTCCAAGAAACAGCTCATGTGGCTGATCAACCGCTTGCAAGGTACGTCATCGTCTGGCCGGCGTTGCGGTGTCATGATGAGCTCGTCTGAGTCTGGAAACGTGTACAGGGACAGTAAGAACTGCAAGTGTGTTCATATAGGAAGTGTAGAAGTGTGTAAAACAGCAGGGAAGCGCCACAGATCAGTGTGGTTTCACACCGGTCACAGTTGGAAAGATCACGAGTCTACAGCGAGGAAGAATCGGTCCACGATATGGATATGGGCCGTTCAAACGACGACTACATCAAGTATAGTTTAACTGAGTTACACCAGACAGTGCCTGCAGAGAACATGAGGTCATGTCAAACAAACTCAAGCTTCCAAAATCAGAACCAAAATATGCAGGCAAATCCACAAAAGAAAAGATGAGAAGGGAAAAAGGGAGGATTTTGAAAAGTCCTGAtgtataaacttttttttgtccCACACACATATCAggatttatgaaaaataaatttgtcttaaatatatacattcttACTGGTCTGACTGAAATAATGAAGGAGACGATGATTTTAAACTCTTTTGATGGATGCACATATTTAGATGTAGAAGCTAGCAACTCCAAGGTCATTTTCCATGCTTGTTTTTATCACAATGGATGAAAACTCAAACTCAGTTCCCGAGGGTCACTGACCCTAACCCTTTCCAGTAAAAATACACCAAATGATGAATTGTGTAATGAATCCGAAACTATGCAAAAATCTGTGTTTTGTGCACTTAAATCTGGCTCCAGATCTCAGTCTAGTTGAAATGAGAGGATCTTCCAATATCCCACTGGAGCGGGAGTTTGCCGTTTGTCATGTCTCCGTCTCTCCCTCAGGTCTGCTGGAGCTGAACGTCGCCGGCTGCCCGTGGTCCTCCGTCTCGGCGCTCTGTCAGTCCGTGTGTCCGTGTCTGCGGCTCCTGGATCTCAGTCGCGTCGAGGATCTGAAAGACTCTCATCTGAAAGAGCTGCTGGCTCCGCCGTCCAATGACACGCGCTCAGGTCTCCAGCCGTCCCCTCGTATCCATCATCTGTTGATTTCACTGGGACTCTATTCTGAGAATATTTTAAAGGTTAAAAGGTTAAGGTGACAGATGACACAGTTTAATGATAGTTAAATTCATATTTGCATGGGTTAACAAAGTTGTCTGAAATAGTTTTCACGAGGGTCACACATAAAGTCCGGTCTGATGTCCGTTTatctgttaaagggatagttcacccaaaaatgaaaatgtgatgtttatctgctaaCCCCCCAGCGCATTCAatatgtaggtgactttgtttcttcagtagaacacaaatgatgattttcaactccaaccgttgccgtctgtcagtcaaataatgctagtggatgggaacttctactataagagaaTAGTAATTGCGTTCATCACTCGATTAGTTCGGTCTGACAGcgacagtgatgtctcgcgcatatacttcaatgggagcgagacatcactgccgctgtcagagcgcgatcagaccaaacgaatcgagtgatgattgcagttggacatagtggtgtattagagttaaaaaatgatataaatactgttcggtttctcgcacaaaccgatcgtttcgtgtcttaggacatcaatgtgtcgtcacgagccgcacgAGTTTAATtcggatttgtctatgcaagttttatttactcttatagtagaagttcccatccactagcattattagactgacagactgcaacggttagagttgaaaatcatcatttgtgttctactgaagaaacaaagtcaccaacatattggatgcgctgggggttagcagataaacatcacattttcatttttgggtgaactatccctttaaaggccCCGTTTATGAACCCAGCTTCAGTGTTTCGCCCGTCCATCGCTGGGTTTACTCGGGACGTTCGACTGAGGCCACGTTCACACTGCAGATGAATTCATTTTCAGTTCAGCTTTTAGTGCCTAACCCTGTTCTGTTCACACAGAGTTCAGTCATTCGCTGCATTTACAAAAACATGTACGCAGTGTGAACGAAACCAATCTGAACTAGTCGTTGTTTTTGGAAATGCTGCTTGGAGTCTCTACATGTGAAATCAAGTCAGAGCAATATTGAGAAAACTGAATGTTCATTAAATCAGGTTCTGACACTAGAGCTCTAGTAGCTCAGCGCTAACCGAGTGTTTTCCGCTACAGCTCACGGAGAGAACCGAGGCGGACGTTTCCAGAACGTGACAGAGCTCCGATTGGCTGGCCTGGAAGTGACTGACGCCGTGTCACGCCTGTTAGTGCGCTACCTTCCTCACCTGACCAAGCTGGACCTCAGTCAGTGCTGCCATATCACAGACCAGACCATCCACACGCTGACCTCGCCCATATCGCCGCTCCGCGAGAGCCTCACGCACGTCAACCTGGCAGGTAAAACCGCCACGCTTCAACTGAATAATGTTTTAAAGAGCAATAGCGCCTGTAAACCTGACGACTGTCACATGATACACAAGAGAGGCCACATTTACCTGCATAAAGAAACACCCACAAGAATTATGTTTGTAATGTATAACTAAGAATCCCTATTAGCAGAAGTCAACACCAGTCATGTTCTGTGTGATCCAGGCTGCGTGAAGGTGACGGATCAGTGTCTGCCGCTGCTGCGCCGCTGTGCCTCGCTGCAGACGGTGGATCTGCGCTCCTGCGGCCTGATCAACCCCGACGCCTGCCAGCTGCACTGCTTCCCCTGCGCAGACGACAGACTGCTGCTCAAGAACAGCTGAACTCACACTACAGCTACAGACTCGCAACGTCACACACTTGCTCgctctttcttttgtgttttatttctgGATCCGCCGTTTGTGAATGGAGAAATCGCGTAGATATTCCGTACTTTGGTGAGCGTGTGAGCGGTTCGCCGTAAACGAGCCCGGCGTCTCCACCTCCTGCTGGCTTCATCCATGAATGTATGGCTTCAGACACGTGTGGGTGAACCTCAGGAGAAACCAGCAGGTttaccccaaaatcaaaagaatgtttatttgctttttgcataaacaaaataaaacccaTTTTGGGaccatgaagatttttttttttttggcgctgaCAGTATTTCATTACAAGTTGTCTTATAATCACACAAATGACTTTACTGCATCCAGTATTTGACTTTTACATCAACGGTTCCTGTCATTAGTTTCAGACGCTGTGATCTGAGAATCTGGAGGAAAAGTGAAATCTTCATGGTCCTGAAACTGGGCTTGATTTTGGGTTGACGTGTTTCTTGTGGTTCACTAATTGTGATGATCAGTTTcaggaggtgtgtgtgtgtgtgagatcagTGAACAGTGTTAATGTCTTCAGCGGTGGATCAGTGACGTTCTCTTCTCTTCATTGTATTCGTGCCACGCGTACAGAGCCCTTCCACTCTTTATTTCTCTCTTCCTTTCGTTATGACTGATCAGTGTTTTTACCGAAGCACGGCGCTGAAGGACACGGATCCCACGACCAACGGCAGGCTTCTGTAAGCCTTAAAGACTTCCCCATAGGCTTCAGTCGCTGCTCTGAGCTGCTGTACGCACCCGTGTTTCACGCTGTATCTTATATAATGTCGCACACTTCCACACAGGCCGAATGTTGCTGTAGATTCCTGCTAATCGGGAAAGGTTTTCACAGAACGAGGTTCAGCAAACACTGACGGACTGCCTTTAGTTCGTCCACGTCACATATGGATCGGTTCGGTCGGGTTCTGCTCCAGAATGATCCGAACTAAATTTTGCCTCCCATTAGCATTGGAGAAAAGTCTCTCTGTTAGTGCAAAAAAGCTTTGTGGCCAATCAACGACGTGGAATAACCTGCAAAATGCATTTGAGAATGAAACGTTTGGTGTTTCCAGCCTCATTGAGTGTTATCCACTCGCTCCCAGAAGAGCACGAGAAGGTCCTTTAGCTGCACACATCCATCCTGCCCGGTCCGAGCGGCTCTCTGAACGCGTGGCGAGCTGGTTTCAGCAGTCGGGTCTCGCTGGGCTCCTCGTGTGGACTAAACGACTCTGGTGATGTTTCCATCTGAACTGTTGGACACGCGGGGCTCTTCCCGGCGCTCCTTCTATCTATCGTGAGCTCTGCAACTACTTCCTTCCAGAATACGATGCATGTCGACACCGTTCACGGACTGTATTCCTTGCACACTTCTATTCAGTATTGGGTCCAATACATGGCAGTTTAATGTGTTTGATGGCAGTAGACAAACAGCATCCCTTAAAAGTGACCTCGACAATGTAGTtgcaatgttttttgttgttgttgtttttagatTTCATGTTCAGTGCAGTTCGCGTTTAAAAGGCGTTCTTGCACATTCGGAGATACCTGTGTGCGGTTTATAGTGACATATCAAACACTGAGTTCTTTAGCATCAGGTTGTAGTTTTTCTGAAATCGGAATGAAGAATTCAAGTCGAATGAGTCGGATAGGTTTGGAATACGGTTCCTCTTTCATCCGAACGTGTTTTTTGCCCTCTAAACTCAATTGCCATGTTTGAACCAAACATTCGCCCTGTTAAAGACACAGGGCCTGAATCATATTCTTGTAATATCTTGCCAAAATTTCCTGTTTTAggcattcatatatatatatatatatatatataaatatatatatatgtatattctTCCTTTGCATTGATCCAAGTGATAGAATATGTGAAACaatgaggaaaaagaaaaacaaggcAGCTACTATAAAAGTGACTACTGTAAAATGTCTAACTAAATAAAGACAATGGGGTTGTTTTTATTTGCTTTGCTTTTCTTTCCTCGATGTGCAGCATACACTACTGAAACACTGAGTCCTGAACTCAAACAATCATGTGCTTTTCAGGGTTCGTCACTGAACTCAGTATATCCGTCTGAATAAAAACTCCCTAATGCCAATCATGATTGTAGTTTGAATATGTATAGACACAGACGAGTCGATCAGTGATCATCTGACCCGCACTGAGGCTCAGAGCTACTGTAACAACCGTACATGCgctgatgaagcttttatcatttattgatgtaatgtattttaagttaaaatttGGGGAGAAATGTGCATTTTCATTAAATGTCATGACAATTTCCCTTGTGCCACTTCCACAAATATTCATATGTAATATTCATTTTTCaccaagaatgcattaaattgaatcAAGACAAGTACAGCACAGGACATTGATAATATTACAGATGTGTGTATTGGGAATGAATGTGTGTTCAAGAGGACCGGATTATGATCCGTCTCTCCTGCTTTAGTGCACTTCTCATGGAAACTTACAATCAGACTGTTCCCATGAGACCTCAGACTCATCCGTCCATCATAATAATAGTTTACCATGAaatcttttcatttttggcccgTTCTGTCCTCCTCATGTGTCTGTGAATGATcttcactgtaaagctgctgttcAGTGACTGTGAAGAACATCTTCCTCTGGAGGAATCTAGTGCATcatgatctctctctctctctctctctctgtagacacacagaattacagtttTCTTGTCCAGAAAAACTTTTGCTAATCATATAAAGACTGGTTGTATATGATCAGTTCAAACATACATTATTGAAAGAGGCATCAAACtttcaaacatgttttattGATTCCAAACTTGTGAACAGTGTTTATGATTTCAGCATCTGTAACatctgtgagagagagagtaattTATCTGCACTTAATTTAAACTTTGAGCtacaaataataaatcataaagtcTTTGTTTCCTATATTATTAAATTCTCGTAAAACACAAAGACGATCTGTCCAGGATCCGCTCGTTCTCACTCCGGGACGCTGAGGAACGGAGACATCAACACCAGCGGGATTTCCTTGTCGCCGGTGCCGAAGAGTGGGAACATCTTCTCTGAGATCTCTGCCGCGAACGAGTACAGCTCCGATCCGGTCTTGGCGTTGTAGAAGATCACCTGACCCTCCTCACAGTCCAGATAGACGCCTATGCGCCGTAAGTGACCGGTGACTTTGACCTTGGCCAGCGGCGGCGCGGTCAGAGCGCGCAAGTGGTTCCCGCTCCACCAGAGCGCGTAGTATCCGGCAGCGGGCGTCATGTCGAACAGACCCTTCCTCTGCGCAGATTCACGCACCACTCCCAACTTCCAGTCCTTATTTTCTCCAACCTTCACCTGGGAGTGAATGTGGCATTTAAAGCTTCAGTGCTAAAAATGTGAGTCAAATGTAGTGTTTTTCTGTGTGCTCTACATCATCTCACCTCCCAGTAGTGGCGTCCAGACTCGTAGCCCTCTTTGGCGAGCGCGCAGGACCACACGTCGAAGCGCTGCGGGCTGTTCCGGTAGAACTGCAGCTTCTCGCCGCGCTTCAGCTGCTTGCGGTCGTCAGAGAGGATGAGGAACGGGTAAGCTGAGGTTGGGTTCAGTGTCACGTCCTCTGAAACCAGACGGGGGTATTTCATCAGGCCTTGCCTTTCACAACTCATACaaatttttaaaagaatttaaaaaacaaatcattGACAATATGAATGAATGTTTGTTTTGCACGAACAGAAAAAGAAGCCATGAAGGATATATAAAGAAAAGCAACTGGAGTCACTCACCAAGATAACCTTTAACCTTCTTGTGTCCTAAAAGACAAAATATTAAACCTCTGATCAAAACAGTATTTTATGCAAAACCTGCATATTTTAAACTCAACATATGTGAGCTTATCAAGACTGGAACTTATGAGGGAAGTgataaatattgatatataaatctTTTCCTGAAGAAAAACATAAATTGTCTTCTGTAGGGATATTTTTATGATTGTTTGACGTAAAGCAATCTAGCATGAGAATGTGAATTGTTGAGAGGATACGATCATATCTTGCATAAAAACACAAACTAGGTACATTTCATGAAGACAGAATGTGCAGATTTGTATGTTATATACCCAGAGGTTTGCTGTTCGTCGCAGGATTATACTTTTGGACAGGCTGTTTAATCActgcaaatataaataaatataaagggGGGTTTCTATCGAGGGCATCAGGGCTTCAGCTCATACATTCATCGAGTTAGTGTGGGTCATCTATCTGTAATCCAGTCCTCCGCTGCCCGGCACGGTTAATCTGTTAACTGTTTGTGTTACACTCCACCGGAGGGAAGAGAATAGAGATGACATTATCATCTCTGCAGAAACTGACTCTATCAGCATGCGGGTGAGATACAGAGACACACGGACATTTCTTTAACCTGTGAATGTACTGCAGAGTGTAAAAAGACGGAAAGTTTTACATTCTTTAAGacaaataatataatgaatGTTACTTAATATCTGCTGCTCTAACCTCTTTtgagaaacaaacaaatgaatggATGTCTTAAAACGCACGTGTACATACCCAATTTTAATTTCCGTAGATCTGTAGAAATGAAAGAATTTGCAAAAAGATCATTAgtatttctagcagaagtggtgCAGGTGTGTTTTCTGAGAGAGTTGTTCTTCACGTACCCTTCAGTGACCACTCCTTCCTCCTGAGAGACCGGACGCTCGTCATACTCTCACTCTCTGCTAACGAAGACACTGAAACACAGAAATCACTCTGCATGAGTCTCGTTCTGTTCCTAACACTGGGTTTGATGAGATGGCAGTTTCTCACCAGGGTGTCGGTAGTGCACTTCTCCGGCGCGGATGTCGTCCAGTCGCTCTCGGATCTCTCCTAAAGCCGCTTTCACGTCCCCGAGCGAGAAGCGTAGCGTCATTTCCTCCACCTCACGCAGATCCATGTCCGAGTCCTGCAAGGGGCTGTTGGCTTCCTCAAAACTCTGTCgtcataaaaacatcatcattaTTCAGAAGAGTGGAAATGAGGTTGGCACGTGATCTCGGGCGTTAATGAGACTCTGTACCTGAAGGAAGCCGATGTGATCATCTGAAACCGCCTGCGCCTCCAGTCGACCCCTGCGCTCCTGCAGCTGCGCTAACTTTGACTCCAGCTGGGAGACGATGCCTTGTCCTCGGCCAATCACAGACTCTCTCCTCTCCTCGATCCCGCCCACCAGCTCGGCGCGGATGCGGTGGACGGAGTGCGTGACGTCAGACAGCAGCTGCTCCACCTCGGACAGCTCGGCCTGAGAGTAGCTCTGCCAAACAccacaaacaaaaaatacacacactACAGATGAGATCTTTACAGGCGACTTCCTGTTCAACAGACATCAAATGAAAAAAGTAAGAGTGTGAAGCTTGACTGGAGTTTCAAACTGACCTGCAGGGCGTGTAGTTTGCTCTTTATCTCAGTCAGCTGAGCGTTTCTGTTGTCAATACATGTCTGAAGGTCCAGTTCTGTTCTTCCCAGGAGTCTCTAGAGGGGAGAAAAACATTGCATCTCTTAGATATAATATCCGTCACTCCATCATGATGCGGTGAAGCAGGATCTGTACCTGTTTGCTGGCGCGTTCGGTCTGCACCGAGACGGTGGTGTGTGTGCGATGCTCCTCCAGCACACAGATGGCACAGATGCACTTCTGATCCGTGCGACAGTAAACCTCCAGCAGTCGGCCGTGTTCCTGGCAGGTTCGGCCTCGCAGGGCCTCGTGCGGATCCAGCAGCCGATGGGACGCGTAGAACGACGTCTGCCGGTGCGGCAGAACGTGAATCTCGCAGTACGACGCGGTGCAGGTGAGGCAGGAGCTGACGGCCTTCCTCTTCGTGCCGCTGCAGACGTCACATAAGATCTGCTCGTCCTCAGAGAGCGACGCTCCGGTCATAGCGGCTTTCTGCCGCGGCTTGGCTTGAGGAGGCCCGCCGTACTGCATCTCCTTATACTTCTGGGCAATGTGTGCGAACACACGGTTTATGCTGAGCTCGGGACGCTCTTCAAACACTCGTTTACACAAAGGGCAGCTGCAGACGGAGCTGGACGCCCAGTAGCCGCCGATGCAGCCCTGGCAGAAGTTGTGGCCGCATGGCGTGGAAACCGGCTGGCTGAAGAGATCCAGACAGATGGAGCAGGTGAGCTCCTGCTCGGAGAAAAGATCGCTGTCCATCTGATGCTCCTGCAGCCTACAAGACATCAAACACAGATAGTTCGAGTGGGACCGGGCCTCACAGCAAAGCTGTTGTATATAATTCCTTACGTTTATAgcttttctgggcactgaaagcgctttacatatggagaggggaatctcctcaaccaccaccaatgtgcagcacctgcatgatgcgacggcagccgtATTGCGCCAGTACGGCCACCACacagagtgatgaagccaatcagtgtatggggatgattaggaggccatgatggtcAGAGGCCGGTCggcaaatttggccaggatgtTGCGGTCACACCCCTACTCTCTCGGAAGGACATCCTGAgttttttaatgaccacagagagtcaggacctcagtttaacgtctcatccgaaggactgTGCTTTTTGACAGTACAGTGTCCCCATCAATATACCGGGGCAtcaggacccacacagaccacacgGTGAgcgccccctgctggcctcactaacacctcttccagcagcaacctagttttcccaggaggtctcccatccaggtactgacCAGgctagcgtttcccaaaagcaccttaagttgccaccaatggagctacgatcaacttaagcttacgatgcttttgggaaacgctgccaggctcagccctgcttatCTTCAGAGGGCAACcggtcttgggctacagggtgatatggtgCTGGCTTTAGGGAAGGGACAACACTTTTATTTATCCACCATCATCAGTTCAGTTTCTAACCCAATCAGCAAGAAACTTCCCATTGTGAACATACCATTTGAATGAACTCATTTGGACTGAGTTTATAGAATCTATATGTACACCAATGGCATgaattaaaacaagaacaaaaatcTGTCAAtctgtcttgttttctcttTAAATTAAGCTTATTTTTCTGACTCCACTGACAGATATTTCTTcttgctttaaagggttagtt from Chanodichthys erythropterus isolate Z2021 chromosome 15, ASM2448905v1, whole genome shotgun sequence harbors:
- the LOC137037691 gene encoding E3 ubiquitin-protein ligase TRIM39 isoform X1, with the translated sequence MSCRLQEHQMDSDLFSEQELTCSICLDLFSQPVSTPCGHNFCQGCIGGYWASSSVCSCPLCKRVFEERPELSINRVFAHIAQKYKEMQYGGPPQAKPRQKAAMTGASLSEDEQILCDVCSGTKRKAVSSCLTCTASYCEIHVLPHRQTSFYASHRLLDPHEALRGRTCQEHGRLLEVYCRTDQKCICAICVLEEHRTHTTVSVQTERASKQRLLGRTELDLQTCIDNRNAQLTEIKSKLHALQSYSQAELSEVEQLLSDVTHSVHRIRAELVGGIEERRESVIGRGQGIVSQLESKLAQLQERRGRLEAQAVSDDHIGFLQSFEEANSPLQDSDMDLREVEEMTLRFSLGDVKAALGEIRERLDDIRAGEVHYRHPVSSLAESESMTSVRSLRRKEWSLKDLRKLKLGHKKVKGYLEDVTLNPTSAYPFLILSDDRKQLKRGEKLQFYRNSPQRFDVWSCALAKEGYESGRHYWEVKVGENKDWKLGVVRESAQRKGLFDMTPAAGYYALWWSGNHLRALTAPPLAKVKVTGHLRRIGVYLDCEEGQVIFYNAKTGSELYSFAAEISEKMFPLFGTGDKEIPLVLMSPFLSVPE
- the LOC137037691 gene encoding E3 ubiquitin-protein ligase TRIM39 isoform X2 — translated: MDSDLFSEQELTCSICLDLFSQPVSTPCGHNFCQGCIGGYWASSSVCSCPLCKRVFEERPELSINRVFAHIAQKYKEMQYGGPPQAKPRQKAAMTGASLSEDEQILCDVCSGTKRKAVSSCLTCTASYCEIHVLPHRQTSFYASHRLLDPHEALRGRTCQEHGRLLEVYCRTDQKCICAICVLEEHRTHTTVSVQTERASKQRLLGRTELDLQTCIDNRNAQLTEIKSKLHALQSYSQAELSEVEQLLSDVTHSVHRIRAELVGGIEERRESVIGRGQGIVSQLESKLAQLQERRGRLEAQAVSDDHIGFLQSFEEANSPLQDSDMDLREVEEMTLRFSLGDVKAALGEIRERLDDIRAGEVHYRHPVSSLAESESMTSVRSLRRKEWSLKDLRKLKLGHKKVKGYLEDVTLNPTSAYPFLILSDDRKQLKRGEKLQFYRNSPQRFDVWSCALAKEGYESGRHYWEVKVGENKDWKLGVVRESAQRKGLFDMTPAAGYYALWWSGNHLRALTAPPLAKVKVTGHLRRIGVYLDCEEGQVIFYNAKTGSELYSFAAEISEKMFPLFGTGDKEIPLVLMSPFLSVPE